Proteins from a genomic interval of Piscinibacter sp. HJYY11:
- a CDS encoding ABC transporter ATP-binding protein, protein MLETRNLTIRFGGHVAVDHVSCAFQPGTLTAIVGPNGAGKTTYFNLISGQLRATEGQVLLGGQDITAEPASTRTHRGLGRAFQLTQLFPNLTVVENVRLVVQSRRREGLNLWSVWLDRKETLARAHELVEQVQLGDKAHATASSLPHGDQRKLEVAMLMALDPQVFMFDEPTAGMSVDEVPVILDLIRRLKARRDATILLVEHKMDVVRELADRIIVLHNGQLVADGDPATVIASPVVQQAYLGTATKEAA, encoded by the coding sequence ATGCTCGAAACCCGCAACCTCACCATCCGCTTCGGCGGCCACGTGGCGGTGGACCACGTGAGCTGTGCCTTCCAGCCCGGCACGCTCACCGCCATCGTCGGCCCCAACGGCGCCGGCAAGACCACCTACTTCAACCTGATCTCCGGCCAGCTGCGCGCGACCGAAGGGCAGGTGTTGCTGGGCGGGCAGGACATCACCGCCGAGCCCGCCTCGACGCGCACGCACCGCGGCCTCGGGCGTGCCTTCCAGCTCACGCAGCTCTTCCCCAATCTCACGGTGGTGGAAAACGTGCGCCTGGTCGTGCAGTCGCGCCGCCGCGAAGGGCTCAACCTGTGGTCGGTGTGGCTTGATCGCAAGGAGACACTCGCGCGCGCCCACGAGCTCGTCGAGCAGGTGCAGCTGGGCGACAAGGCCCATGCCACCGCGAGCAGCCTGCCGCATGGCGACCAGCGCAAGCTCGAGGTGGCGATGCTGATGGCGCTCGACCCGCAGGTCTTCATGTTCGACGAGCCCACCGCCGGCATGAGCGTCGACGAGGTGCCGGTGATCCTCGACCTCATCCGCCGGCTGAAGGCGCGGCGCGACGCGACCATCCTGCTCGTCGAGCACAAGATGGACGTGGTGCGCGAGCTGGCCGACCGCATCATCGTGCTGCACAACGGCCAGCTCGTGGCCGATGGCGACCCGGCGACGGTGATCGCCTCGCCGGTCGTGCAGCAGGCCTATCTCGGCACCGCGACGAAGGAGGCCGCATGA
- a CDS encoding ABC transporter ATP-binding protein: MSTLLKLQGVHTHIGQYHILHGVDVEVPTGQVTMLLGRNGAGKTTTLRTIMGLWAASQGTITFDGQPIAGKPTPDIAQLGIAYVPENMGIFSDLSVKENLLLAARGARTAEQMDTQRLEWLFGLFPAVKKFWLYPAGKLSGGQKQMLAIARAMVEPRRLLLIDEPSKGLAPAIVQNLIEALRELKRTQTTVLLVEQNFAMAKALGDRVAVMDDGRVVHTGPMQELADNDELQQRLLGLSLGAHQ; encoded by the coding sequence ATGAGCACCTTGTTGAAGCTGCAAGGCGTGCACACGCACATCGGCCAGTACCACATCCTCCACGGCGTCGACGTCGAGGTGCCCACCGGCCAGGTGACCATGCTGCTCGGTCGCAACGGGGCTGGCAAGACCACCACGCTGCGCACGATCATGGGCCTGTGGGCCGCGTCGCAGGGCACGATCACCTTCGACGGCCAGCCGATCGCCGGCAAGCCGACGCCCGACATCGCGCAGCTCGGCATCGCCTACGTGCCCGAGAACATGGGCATCTTCAGCGACCTCTCGGTGAAGGAAAACCTGCTGCTCGCCGCGCGCGGCGCGCGCACGGCCGAGCAGATGGACACGCAGCGCCTCGAGTGGCTGTTCGGCCTCTTCCCCGCGGTGAAGAAGTTCTGGCTCTACCCGGCCGGCAAGCTCTCGGGCGGGCAGAAGCAGATGCTGGCCATCGCCCGCGCGATGGTCGAGCCGCGCCGCCTGCTGCTGATCGACGAGCCCAGCAAGGGCCTCGCCCCCGCCATCGTGCAGAACCTGATCGAAGCCCTGCGCGAGCTCAAGCGCACGCAGACCACGGTGCTGCTCGTCGAGCAGAACTTCGCGATGGCCAAGGCGCTGGGCGACCGTGTCGCGGTGATGGACGACGGCCGCGTCGTGCACACCGGCCCGATGCAGGAGCTGGCCGACAACGACGAACTTCAGCAACGCCTTCTCGGCCTCTCGCTGGGAGCGCATCAATGA
- a CDS encoding branched-chain amino acid ABC transporter permease, producing MNTTTTTPTAAPAAKAEAIPKAAFDWIPLALVPLLALVALPAIGSPSSWLTLTVAGLAMGMIIFIIASGLTLVFGLMDVLNFGHGVFIAFGAFVATSVFGAMIGWSDADSMLKNLAVLFCAMLAAMSITAAIGWGFERVMVRPVYGQHLKQILVTMGGMIIGEELIKVVWGPQQIPLPLPTTLRGSLLWGDAVVEKYRLVAVVIGAVVLLAMLFTLNRTKLGLLIRAGVQDREMVESLGYRIRRLFVGVFVAGSALAGLGGVLWGLYQQNVIPQIGAQVNTLIFIVIIIGGLGSTFGCFVGALLVGLLANYVGFLAPKAAMFSNIGLMVAILLWRPQGLYPVANR from the coding sequence ATGAACACCACCACGACCACCCCCACCGCCGCGCCGGCCGCCAAGGCCGAGGCGATCCCGAAAGCCGCGTTCGACTGGATCCCGCTCGCGCTCGTGCCGCTGCTGGCATTGGTCGCGCTCCCCGCCATCGGCTCGCCGTCGTCGTGGCTCACGCTCACGGTCGCGGGCCTCGCGATGGGCATGATCATCTTCATCATCGCCTCGGGCCTCACGCTCGTCTTCGGCCTGATGGACGTGCTGAACTTCGGCCACGGCGTGTTCATCGCCTTCGGCGCCTTCGTGGCGACCAGCGTGTTCGGCGCGATGATCGGCTGGTCGGACGCCGACAGCATGCTGAAGAACCTGGCGGTGCTCTTCTGCGCGATGCTCGCGGCGATGAGCATCACCGCGGCCATCGGCTGGGGCTTCGAGCGGGTGATGGTGCGGCCCGTCTACGGCCAGCACCTGAAGCAGATCCTCGTGACCATGGGCGGCATGATCATCGGCGAAGAGCTGATCAAGGTCGTGTGGGGCCCGCAGCAGATCCCGCTGCCCCTGCCCACCACGCTGCGCGGCTCGCTGCTGTGGGGCGATGCGGTGGTCGAGAAATACCGCCTCGTCGCGGTCGTGATCGGCGCCGTGGTGCTGCTCGCGATGCTCTTCACGCTCAACCGCACCAAGCTCGGCCTGCTCATCCGCGCCGGCGTGCAGGACCGCGAGATGGTCGAGAGCCTGGGCTACCGCATCCGCCGCCTGTTCGTCGGCGTGTTCGTCGCCGGCTCCGCGCTTGCGGGCCTGGGCGGCGTGCTGTGGGGCCTGTACCAGCAGAACGTGATCCCGCAGATCGGCGCGCAGGTCAACACGCTGATCTTCATCGTCATCATCATCGGCGGACTGGGCTCCACCTTCGGCTGCTTCGTGGGGGCGCTGCTCGTGGGCCTGCTCGCCAACTACGTGGGCTTCCTCGCGCCGAAGGCCGCGATGTTCTCCAACATCGGGCTGATGGTCGCGATCCTGCTTTGGAGGCCGCAGGGCCTCTATCCCGTGGCAAACCGGTGA
- a CDS encoding branched-chain amino acid ABC transporter permease, whose translation MMFSRLLSNDLPRNRWLAAILIVIVLGLALTPFLFPSTKALNVGAKILVFIVLVASFDLLLGYTGIVSFAHTMFFGIGAYGVAIASTRLGPGWGSLALGVGVALVLALALSLVIGLFSLRVKAIFFAMITLAVASAFLSLASQLSDLTGGEDGLNFKVPEALQPGTQYLEEPFLGASIDGRFLSYYLLFVATVVLVLVMLRIVNSPFGRVLQAIRENDFRAEAIGYRVVVYRTLSNVLSALFATLAGCLLAIWLRYNGPDTSLSFEIMLDILLIVVIGGMGTVYGAVVGSVLFVIAQNYLQDLLKLGAGAVEGVPVVSQLVSPDRWLLWLGLLFVLSVYHFPTGVVGRLRALRSKGR comes from the coding sequence ATGATGTTCAGCAGACTCCTCTCCAACGACCTGCCGCGCAACCGCTGGCTCGCGGCCATCCTGATCGTGATCGTGCTGGGCCTCGCGCTCACGCCGTTTCTCTTCCCGAGCACCAAGGCGCTCAACGTCGGCGCGAAGATCCTCGTGTTCATCGTGCTCGTGGCGAGCTTCGACCTGCTGCTCGGCTACACCGGCATCGTGAGCTTCGCGCACACCATGTTCTTCGGCATCGGGGCATATGGTGTCGCCATCGCCAGCACGCGCCTCGGCCCCGGCTGGGGCTCGCTGGCGCTCGGCGTGGGCGTGGCGCTCGTGCTGGCGCTTGCGCTCTCGCTCGTGATCGGCCTTTTCAGCCTGCGGGTGAAGGCAATCTTCTTCGCGATGATCACGCTGGCGGTGGCCTCGGCCTTCCTGTCGCTCGCCTCGCAGCTGTCGGACCTCACCGGTGGCGAAGACGGCCTCAACTTCAAGGTGCCCGAGGCGCTGCAGCCCGGCACGCAATACCTGGAAGAGCCCTTCCTCGGCGCAAGCATCGATGGCCGCTTCCTGAGCTACTACCTGCTCTTCGTCGCGACGGTGGTGCTGGTGCTCGTGATGCTGCGCATCGTCAACTCGCCCTTTGGCCGCGTGCTGCAGGCCATCCGCGAGAACGACTTCCGCGCCGAGGCCATCGGCTACCGCGTCGTCGTGTACCGCACGCTGAGCAACGTGCTGTCGGCGCTCTTCGCCACGCTCGCGGGCTGCCTGCTCGCGATCTGGCTGCGCTACAACGGGCCCGACACCTCGCTCAGCTTCGAGATCATGCTCGACATCCTGCTGATCGTCGTGATCGGCGGCATGGGCACGGTGTATGGCGCAGTCGTGGGCAGCGTGCTCTTCGTCATCGCCCAGAACTACCTGCAAGACCTGCTCAAGCTCGGCGCCGGAGCCGTTGAAGGCGTGCCCGTCGTGTCGCAACTCGTCTCGCCCGACCGCTGGCTGCTGTGGCTGGGCTTGCTCTTCGTGCTCTCGGTCTACCACTTCCCGACCGGGGTAGTGGGGCGGCTGCGGGCGCTGCGATCCAAAGGGCGCTGA
- a CDS encoding alpha/beta fold hydrolase, translating to MSLSSHMTSHYLVCEGRELHYTEWGAQHQETVLAWHGLARTGRDMDDIAAHLSQRYRVICPDTLGRGLSQWSPKPEVEYSLEFYVRQATSLVNQLGLDRFHWLGTSMGGAIGLRAAATTLRGRVLRLVMNDVGPEIAKAATDRIRAYAGSPSAFGTVTELEKYFRTIYEPYGWLSDAQWRRLTETSVRRLPDGRVTPHYDPAMAMQFSTFPHDYDQWDAWDSLDIPVLCLRGETSDLLPVDVTERMRQRGPRAVVATIPGCGHAPALNTPSQFALVERFLTASA from the coding sequence ATGAGCCTCTCTTCCCACATGACCTCCCACTACCTGGTCTGCGAAGGCCGCGAGCTGCACTACACCGAGTGGGGTGCACAGCATCAGGAGACGGTGCTGGCCTGGCACGGCCTCGCGCGCACCGGGCGCGACATGGACGACATCGCCGCGCACCTGTCGCAGCGCTACCGCGTGATCTGCCCCGACACGCTTGGCCGCGGCCTGAGCCAGTGGAGCCCCAAGCCCGAGGTGGAGTACTCGCTCGAGTTCTACGTGCGCCAGGCCACCTCGCTCGTCAACCAGCTCGGCCTCGACCGGTTCCATTGGCTCGGCACCTCGATGGGCGGCGCGATCGGCCTGCGCGCGGCGGCCACCACCTTGCGCGGCCGCGTGCTGCGCCTGGTGATGAACGACGTCGGCCCCGAGATCGCCAAGGCCGCCACCGACCGCATCCGCGCCTACGCCGGCTCGCCTTCGGCCTTCGGCACGGTGACCGAGCTCGAGAAGTACTTCCGCACCATCTACGAGCCCTACGGCTGGCTGAGCGACGCGCAGTGGCGCCGCCTCACCGAGACCTCGGTGCGCCGCCTGCCCGACGGCCGCGTGACGCCGCACTACGACCCGGCGATGGCGATGCAGTTCTCGACCTTCCCGCACGACTACGACCAGTGGGACGCGTGGGACAGCCTCGACATCCCCGTGCTCTGCCTGCGTGGCGAGACCTCCGACCTGCTGCCGGTCGACGTGACCGAGCGCATGCGCCAGCGCGGCCCTCGCGCCGTGGTGGCGACCATCCCCGGCTGCGGGCATGCCCCGGCGCTCAACACGCCGTCGCAGTTCGCCCTGGTCGAACGGTTCCTGACGGCTAGCGCCTGA
- a CDS encoding ABC transporter substrate-binding protein, translating into MSSTLSLARRLAVALGTLVFAAAAQAQIVIGQTAAFTGPVAAGVEETTAGARLYLDAINAAGGVHGKTVQLVSLDDKFDPKLAGENARKLIVEHRAVALFLSRGTPHTQAMLPALNEFKVPLVGPSTGAMALHKPVHPYVFNVRATYQREAERAVKHLSLIGMDRIAVWHVDDAFGADAAAGAAKGFDDVKKQPLAVEKFDRNKPDFSTIAPRLAAAEGQAVLIIGTAAALVEGTKAIRAAGSRAQVVTLSNNASGGFIKQMGPLAAGVIVTQVFPYERSLAAPIVKEAVDHAQAKGLQGVSPAMMEGYAAAKVLVLGLRRAGPNLTPAKLVEALNGLGKVELGGMDLHYARDDHTGLVFTDLSIIGQDGKFRR; encoded by the coding sequence ATGAGCTCCACCCTTTCTCTCGCGCGCCGCCTCGCCGTGGCGCTCGGCACCCTCGTCTTCGCCGCGGCGGCGCAAGCCCAGATCGTGATCGGCCAGACGGCCGCCTTCACCGGGCCGGTGGCCGCCGGCGTGGAGGAGACCACCGCCGGCGCGCGGCTCTACCTCGACGCCATCAACGCCGCCGGCGGCGTGCACGGCAAGACCGTGCAGCTCGTGTCGCTCGACGACAAGTTCGACCCGAAGCTCGCCGGCGAGAACGCCCGCAAGCTGATCGTCGAGCACCGCGCGGTGGCGCTCTTCCTGAGCCGCGGCACACCGCACACGCAGGCCATGCTGCCGGCGCTCAACGAGTTCAAGGTCCCGCTGGTCGGCCCGTCGACCGGCGCGATGGCGCTGCACAAGCCGGTGCACCCCTATGTGTTCAACGTGCGCGCCACCTACCAGCGCGAAGCCGAACGTGCGGTCAAGCACCTGAGCCTGATCGGCATGGACCGCATCGCGGTCTGGCACGTCGACGATGCCTTCGGCGCCGATGCCGCGGCCGGTGCGGCCAAGGGCTTCGACGACGTGAAGAAGCAGCCGCTGGCGGTGGAGAAGTTCGACCGCAACAAGCCCGACTTCAGCACCATCGCGCCGCGGCTGGCCGCTGCCGAGGGGCAGGCGGTGCTGATCATCGGCACGGCGGCGGCACTGGTGGAAGGCACCAAGGCGATCCGCGCCGCCGGCTCGCGCGCGCAGGTGGTCACGCTCTCGAACAACGCCTCGGGCGGCTTCATCAAGCAGATGGGCCCGCTCGCCGCCGGCGTGATCGTGACGCAGGTCTTCCCCTACGAACGCTCGCTCGCAGCGCCCATCGTCAAGGAAGCCGTGGACCATGCCCAGGCGAAAGGCCTGCAGGGGGTGTCGCCGGCCATGATGGAAGGCTACGCCGCCGCCAAGGTCCTGGTGCTCGGCCTGCGCCGCGCCGGGCCGAACCTCACGCCGGCGAAGCTCGTGGAAGCGCTCAACGGGCTCGGCAAGGTCGAACTCGGCGGCATGGACCTGCACTACGCGCGCGACGACCACACCGGGCTGGTGTTCACCGACCTGTCCATCATCGGACAGGACGGCAAGTTCAGGCGCTAG
- a CDS encoding ABC transporter substrate-binding protein, whose product MKKQWLTAVWAVVSALGITSTPAWAQLRIGQTAGFSGAVAASVKEATDGAKLYFDAINARGGINGQPIELVSLDDKFDPKLAAANAKELIDKGVLCLFLNRGTPHTQGIMPLLTEHKIPLIGPSTGAMVLHQPVHPWLFNVRATYQREAERAISHLSLIGVDRIAIVQVDDSFGADAVQGALKGLKSVNKEPLALEKYDRAKPDFSGIAPRVAQKEPQAVMFIGSGTAIIEGMRAVRAAGSKAQLVTLSNNASTGFIKDLGPIAHGVVVSQVFPYERSIASPVVKEAMELAKAKNLELSPITLEGFVSAKVVVEGLRRAGPNPNREKLRRALETFNRYDLGGLELSYSPTDHSGLDYADLSIIGPDGRFRR is encoded by the coding sequence ATGAAGAAGCAGTGGCTGACAGCCGTGTGGGCAGTGGTTTCGGCGCTGGGCATCACCAGCACGCCGGCGTGGGCGCAACTCAGGATCGGCCAGACGGCCGGGTTCAGCGGCGCGGTGGCCGCCTCGGTCAAGGAAGCGACCGATGGCGCCAAGCTGTACTTTGATGCGATAAACGCACGCGGCGGCATCAACGGCCAGCCGATCGAGCTGGTGTCGCTCGACGACAAGTTCGACCCCAAGCTCGCCGCGGCCAATGCGAAGGAGCTGATCGACAAGGGCGTGCTCTGCCTCTTCCTCAACCGCGGCACGCCGCACACGCAGGGCATCATGCCCCTGCTCACCGAGCACAAGATTCCGCTTATCGGCCCGTCGACCGGCGCCATGGTGCTGCACCAGCCGGTGCACCCGTGGCTCTTCAACGTGCGCGCCACCTACCAGCGCGAGGCCGAGCGCGCGATCTCGCACCTGAGCCTGATCGGCGTCGACCGCATCGCCATCGTGCAGGTGGACGACAGCTTCGGTGCCGACGCGGTGCAAGGCGCGCTCAAGGGCCTGAAGTCGGTCAACAAGGAGCCGCTGGCGCTGGAGAAATACGACCGCGCCAAGCCTGACTTCAGCGGCATCGCCCCTCGCGTGGCCCAGAAGGAGCCGCAGGCGGTGATGTTCATCGGCTCGGGCACCGCGATCATCGAGGGCATGCGGGCGGTGCGCGCCGCCGGCTCGAAGGCGCAGCTCGTCACGCTGTCGAACAACGCCTCGACCGGCTTCATCAAGGACCTCGGCCCCATCGCCCACGGCGTGGTGGTGAGCCAGGTGTTCCCCTACGAGCGCTCGATCGCCTCACCGGTGGTGAAGGAAGCCATGGAGCTCGCGAAGGCGAAGAACCTCGAGCTCTCGCCCATCACGCTCGAAGGCTTCGTCTCCGCGAAAGTGGTGGTGGAAGGCCTGCGCCGCGCCGGGCCCAACCCCAACCGCGAGAAGCTGCGCCGTGCGCTCGAGACCTTCAACCGCTATGACCTGGGCGGGCTGGAGCTGAGCTACTCGCCGACCGACCATTCCGGCCTCGACTACGCCGACCTCTCCATCATCGGACCGGACGGCCGCTTCCGTCGCTGA
- a CDS encoding 2-dehydropantoate 2-reductase, with protein MKIAIVGAGAIGGYLGAKLSLAGEDVTFIARNQNLAAINARGFRLILEDGREQHAPAVRAVQAMAEAGPQDAVLLTVKAHQVKDLLPGLRALFGPDTMVVSMINGLPWWYFHKLPGPYEGRQLESVDPGGVIARHIEPERVIGSVVYPAAELVAPGVVKVIEGNRFTLGEPDGSRSPRVEALSQAMMKAGFKAPVSKDIRGEIWVKLWGNLSFNPISALTHATLQDICRDPGTRELAANMMREAQALGEKLGVEFKVSLEKRIAGAEAVGAHKTSMLQDVEAGRALELEALVGSVRELGRITGTPTPTIDVVYALARLLGQTLADQKGRLPVQPLG; from the coding sequence ATGAAGATCGCGATCGTCGGTGCGGGCGCCATCGGCGGCTACCTCGGCGCGAAGCTGTCGCTGGCCGGAGAAGACGTCACCTTCATCGCCCGCAACCAGAACCTCGCGGCCATCAACGCCCGCGGCTTCAGGCTGATCCTCGAAGACGGCCGCGAGCAGCACGCCCCCGCGGTGCGCGCCGTGCAGGCGATGGCCGAGGCGGGCCCGCAAGACGCGGTGCTGCTCACGGTGAAGGCGCACCAGGTGAAGGACCTGCTGCCCGGGCTGCGCGCCCTCTTCGGCCCCGACACCATGGTCGTCAGCATGATCAACGGCCTGCCCTGGTGGTATTTCCACAAGCTCCCCGGCCCGTACGAAGGCCGCCAACTGGAAAGCGTGGACCCGGGCGGCGTCATCGCGCGGCACATCGAGCCCGAACGTGTGATCGGCAGCGTGGTCTACCCGGCGGCCGAGCTGGTGGCGCCCGGCGTGGTGAAGGTGATCGAAGGCAACCGCTTCACGCTCGGTGAACCCGACGGCAGCCGCAGCCCACGCGTCGAGGCCTTGTCGCAGGCCATGATGAAAGCCGGCTTCAAGGCGCCGGTCAGCAAGGACATCCGCGGCGAGATCTGGGTGAAGCTGTGGGGCAACCTGAGCTTCAACCCGATCAGCGCGCTGACGCACGCGACGCTGCAGGACATCTGCCGCGACCCCGGCACCCGCGAGCTCGCGGCGAACATGATGCGCGAGGCCCAGGCGCTGGGCGAGAAACTGGGCGTCGAGTTCAAGGTCTCGCTCGAGAAGCGGATCGCCGGCGCCGAGGCGGTCGGCGCGCACAAGACTTCGATGCTGCAGGACGTGGAGGCCGGGCGTGCGCTGGAGCTCGAGGCGCTGGTGGGCAGTGTCCGCGAGCTGGGCCGCATCACCGGCACGCCGACGCCGACCATCGATGTGGTCTATGCGCTCGCCCGCCTGCTCGGCCAGACCCTTGCCGACCAGAAAGGTCGCCTGCCGGTGCAGCCTCTGGGCTGA
- a CDS encoding acyl--CoA ligase has protein sequence MPDTLHHLLSRGADEAIAISAPGRPALRYRELRALVEATLASLNALGVGRNDRVGIVLPNGPEMATCYMACASGTTSAPLNPAYRADEFEFYLSDLNAKALIVEQGSTSPAIDVARKLGVRVVDLVVPAGAPAGSFTLQPREAGTATPTPDGGYSQPEDVGMVLHTSGTTSRPKIVPLSVGNLVASAGNIRTTLQFTEKDVGLNIMPLFHIHGLIAGVLAPLSAGSQVFCTPGFNALKFFAWMDEARPTWYTAVPTMHQAIIGRAKGNLDVIARHPLRFLRSSSSSMPPQVIKELEEIFKAPLIEAYGMTEATHQMASNPLPPLPRKPGTVGLAAGPEVQIMGEDGRLLGPGEIGEIVIKGPNVTLGYENNPKANAEGYLNGWFRTGDQGTKDADGYISLTGRLKEIINRGGEKVSPREVDEILMDHPAVNQVVCFGMPHPKLGEEVAAVVVLKEGQATTERELQEFVGTRAAEFKVPKKILFMEEIPKGATGKLQRIGLAQKLGLA, from the coding sequence ATGCCCGACACCCTGCACCACCTGCTTTCCCGCGGCGCCGACGAGGCCATCGCCATCTCGGCCCCCGGTCGCCCTGCCCTGCGCTACCGCGAGCTGCGCGCGCTCGTCGAAGCGACGCTCGCGAGCCTCAACGCCCTGGGCGTGGGCCGCAACGACCGTGTGGGCATCGTGCTCCCCAACGGCCCCGAGATGGCCACCTGCTACATGGCCTGCGCCTCGGGCACGACCAGCGCGCCGCTGAACCCGGCCTACCGCGCCGACGAGTTCGAGTTCTATTTGTCGGACCTGAACGCCAAGGCGCTGATCGTCGAGCAGGGCAGCACCTCGCCCGCCATCGACGTGGCCCGGAAGCTCGGCGTGCGGGTGGTCGACCTCGTCGTGCCGGCCGGCGCCCCCGCGGGCAGCTTCACGTTGCAGCCGCGCGAAGCGGGCACCGCGACGCCGACCCCCGATGGCGGCTACAGCCAACCGGAAGATGTCGGCATGGTGCTGCACACCTCGGGCACCACCTCGCGGCCGAAGATCGTGCCGCTGTCGGTGGGCAACCTCGTCGCCTCGGCCGGCAACATCCGCACGACGCTGCAGTTCACCGAGAAGGACGTCGGCCTGAACATCATGCCGCTCTTCCACATCCACGGGCTCATCGCCGGGGTGCTGGCGCCGCTGTCGGCGGGCTCGCAGGTCTTCTGCACGCCGGGCTTCAACGCGCTCAAGTTCTTCGCGTGGATGGACGAGGCCAGGCCCACCTGGTACACCGCGGTGCCGACCATGCACCAGGCCATCATCGGCCGCGCCAAGGGCAACCTCGACGTGATCGCGCGCCACCCGCTGCGCTTCCTGCGCTCGAGCTCGTCGTCGATGCCGCCGCAGGTCATCAAGGAGCTGGAAGAGATCTTCAAGGCGCCGCTGATCGAGGCCTACGGCATGACCGAGGCCACGCACCAGATGGCCTCCAACCCGCTGCCGCCGCTTCCTCGCAAGCCCGGCACTGTGGGCCTGGCCGCCGGCCCCGAGGTGCAGATCATGGGCGAAGACGGCCGGCTGCTCGGCCCGGGCGAGATCGGCGAGATCGTCATCAAGGGCCCCAACGTCACGCTCGGCTACGAGAACAACCCCAAGGCGAATGCCGAGGGCTACCTCAACGGCTGGTTCCGCACCGGCGACCAGGGCACGAAAGACGCCGACGGCTACATCAGCCTGACCGGTCGCCTGAAGGAGATCATCAACCGCGGCGGCGAGAAGGTGAGCCCACGCGAAGTCGACGAGATCCTGATGGACCACCCCGCGGTGAACCAGGTCGTCTGCTTCGGCATGCCCCACCCCAAGCTCGGCGAGGAAGTGGCCGCGGTGGTGGTGCTGAAGGAAGGCCAGGCCACCACCGAGCGCGAGCTGCAGGAGTTCGTCGGCACGCGCGCCGCCGAGTTCAAGGTGCCGAAGAAGATCCTCTTCATGGAGGAGATTCCCAAGGGCGCCACCGGCAAGCTGCAACGCATCGGGCTGGCACAGAAGCTCGGGCTGGCATGA